The following DNA comes from Athene noctua chromosome 1, bAthNoc1.hap1.1, whole genome shotgun sequence.
ACCTTGGACAGGTGCATGAGCATTTAAGTAGTAAAGTCTCATCTGTTATGAAAGCATCATCTGAAAGCTTCACACAAACCAGCTCCCAGTAATTTTATAGGAGCTTTATTCTCTCATGATTGCTAACATTTGATTGTTTAGAGTAAAATAGATCTAGCTTGCTAAATCATGATTTCATCAAGACTCATTAGTACCAAGGAGTCTATATGAAGGACAGGGAAAGGAAGTTTCTCCAAAACTTTATTGTCATGTGTTTGTGGGTTGATTgaacttttgcttttgttttcttcaaactATGATCTACACTTTGGTCTTACATATAACTCAAATCAAAACAGACAAGCAATGTAAGTTAAGTCTTTATCACATGTATTCAGACATGAAGCTTTGGCATTCACTCAGCAGCCCACACATTCTGGATATATCCCTAAGGTATTTGTCCAGTATAAGTATCTGCTAATATAATTTGGAACTGCAGAGAATTTAAACAGTATgcatatatgaaataaattttaatggCTCTATTGTCCCAAGTTTGTGAGTATACCTCAGTATCTTGCTGTAGAAAATGCTGTGAAAGAGACATTGCTCAGTGTGACCTGCTTGAAAAGACCTTCTCTAAGTTATCTTTTCTGGAAGTTTACCTGCTATGGACCTTCTATTACTATATCCTCCATCACTCAACATTACTGCTGAGGTCATCTAGGATGTGAAAAAGAAAGACTTATCTAAGTTACTTCCTTATCTTCTCCAGTCAGAGGGTTCCAGTAAGTTGCACTGGTTCCCAATATGAGTTAGGTCGATTAGCCAGGCAGCAAACATGCACAGTAGTGCTTACACAGCTTGGGTTTGAACAGTGACTGGCCTGGCTTTTGACACTGGGCTTGGATCTTCTCTGAGGTCAGTGTAGCACTGAACTGATGGGAAACACTTAAGAATAATGTAGATTAAGAAGAGGGAGATCTTCACAGAATGGTCAAGGTTGGAAGCAGGGGTCCAACCCCCTGATCAATCAGGGACACCTAGAACCagttgtccaggaccatgtccagatggcttctgaatatctccaatgatggagactccataacctctctgggcaacctgtgctagtgttTAGTCAGCCTCACAGTTAAAAagtttttcctgatgttcagatgctgCCTCCTGTGTTTCCATTTGTGCCCATTCCCTCTTAAAAATCTTGGACTACTATATTGAAATATGTGGCTAAAAACCTGTCTCTCTTGTATTCTTAGACATCATGGCAGAAAAATAATCCATTAAAATAGTGCAGATACATTTTCACCATGGTTATTCTGCTTTCCTTAAGAAAAGGCAGTATAGTGGATTAATGGTAAATGAATCACTGATTTCCAAATGTCAGTCCTTTATCTACCTATAAACTGATTTCTTAAAATACAATTTGGAATTACTCTGATATTCTTTTATGCTGTAAATTGTTGTTCTGTGTAGCTTAAATAACAACTGGGACAATCTGATAAAAACGCACAGAAATATTAGCAGTTTTAATCCAAACATTTATCAAAGCTGTGAAGCCTGTGATTTTACAGTACACAACATATGAAAGATGTAATGTTTTTAGAGGACTTGAAAGCCATAAGTTAGCAGCTGCAACTTCATATAGCTGTGCATCACGCTGCAATCATAAACTCAAGCTATGAGCACTCTTCCCAGTCTGAACACTCATGATCAATTTGAATAGAAATGATTCACTCAGGATTTGGGAAGCAAAGCAAAGTGGCTGGAATGAATTATTCACAAATTGCTCCTGAAAAGGTAAATACCATAAGGTCAGAACTTTTCAAACTGGTTATGAATACTGCAGCAAAATCCCCATTAATTTAGGAGTGTGCTTTGGGTGGTGTGTTGGCTCTATGTATTAAGAACCAGTTTTGAAATCTTCACTAGGGAATGTCAGAAAGACTCAAAGACATTGCACTGAAGGCTCAGTAAAAGGGAATCAGTCTTCTGCTCTTTTAGGCTTCTTAATACACTGCAGAGCCTCTGAACCCTCTTTCCTCCCCTGCTATTCCTGActatttctctgtgcttttttgaACCAGATTTGTCTAAGATATCACCTAAATTTATCCATGTGTCTCCAAAATTGCAAATGATAAACTGGAGTTAAGCCAGCTGACTTTAACAGAAATGTGCGTAGTCGTGCCTGTTAGATCACAGTCTCTGTGATTTTTCTGATCAGTGCAGAGAGATATTAATTTCAAATGCATATTTCAGGCTTAGAGGTAACTTTGGCCTAATTTGTCCCTTTCATTGAAAATCTATCTCAGCCTTTAGTTGTAGTTTGTAGCCAGGACTATATATGAAGCCAGTAAGTATCACCCAAAGCCATCTGCAATCTGTCTGCTCACCTGAAGATCGTGAAAATGTTAAATTGGATAAAATCTCCTTGTTGAACACTATTAGGTGAGTTAAATATCTCAGCCTTTATGTCTGGACATGGGCATGATAAATGGCTCTTGTACAGGAAAACACTGAATAGTATTGTAGCTACTGCGGAAAATTTCGCATATGCTCTACCATGTTGTGTTGGCAAGGCTCCGAAGCAGCATGAAGAAAGGGCACATTGCTCACAGTGCTAGCACATATGATTAAAGATACAGCAAGACAAGCAGCAATCTCTCACAAGAGttttaaaaatcacttatttAGAAAACCGATGCTTCCAAATCATTGAGCAAGATAAACAGCCCATAGGGAAAACTTGATCTTATTATAATCTGAACTACCAGCTACTCTGCTACCATACCTCAGAATATTCAGATGTTCTGGATACATTCCAAAATCCATGTGCCCATCAATCTTTAGATATTGGTTTTaaagaggttgggttttttttctttctttcttttttcttatttgacaagagatttttcagttgcttttattcttttgcttATGAATCTTTAAGAGACATACAATGTATAAAGCATGAAAATGTCCACTTCCTGAGCTAATTTCTTGTCAGTTACTGAATGGAAACATGAGCTATATGTTTATACAGTAATAACAAcactggtttttttgtttggagcTGGTGTATGTGTTATCATATAAAAGCAGAGGTATCACAAGTTTTCTTTGACTTCTGAAACATCACCGCCTTTCAGTGATGAAATCTCTATAACTCTTCTTCTAATCTTGTCTGTCtgtcattttggttttaatgGCAGCTCTGCTTTTTTGTATACCTGGTTACAGTAAGCTTTCACAGCTATTCTTTAGCCTCACGGGCTACTGCAACTGAATTAATTATAGCGAAGTGCTGCAACAGAACAGCAATAATGTTCTTTGCGGTATGCATTACACCAGATTCCCAGATGGATGAGTTTTTTAATAAACTCAGCTTCACTGCATGTATCAGTTTTCTCAACTGTCTAGAAATCAAGTTTACACGTGCAGCTCTCTCACGCACATGCATGTGATCTGTCTGGGCTAAGGGACCACACTGATGTACATCAAGCAAAGGTGAAAAGCTGTTGCACATATAGGTAATTTTAATCCATTCCATTTTTAAATACcacaataaatttaattttcacgATAAATTAAATAACCATATTCAGTTTACAAAATAGAATTACTTAGTGTGAAACCGGTATTTACAAACATTATACACTATGTACACGATGTTTAGCTTTGTTGACACACAAGCATAGAACAAAAAATTATTTGACCTTTTTTTGACACATGATTGACATGCTACAAGTGACACTATGATCCATACAATAAAACAATAGTGCAAATTCACCACAGGAACTCTGAAACAATGTAGTTTGTATGAGATAAGATATTCATttcaaataataagaaaatagtaCTATCCATTCTCATTGTAAAAATTCAGCACTGTGTTTAAAGTGTCAGTATTCCTTTAGCAATATACATACTAAATACAGCCTGAAGATTATGCTTTCTCACAGCTTCACAGACTTTTGACATGAATTTTTATGGCATAAACTAACGTTCTGCTTAGATCAATAAGTATGTCACATAAAGACTTCACTAAGTGAGAGGAACACTGACCCTTTTAACTGTGTCTGACTTTATTTCCCTAAATACCTCCTTTCCCTTTATTATTATATCTTAAAAGATGCAACTATGCTGACAGTAAATTTATGTTAGTTACTACTCTGTAGAAAAAATTGATCCCACCGTATATTTGGTCACACACTGCATATGTACACGTATGCATGAAAAAAAGTTACTTTGATAGCTGTGTCTATGAAAAGTGCATATTTTAGCAGAGACATTTATTGCATGTCTCAGGTGCAACAGAAAGTGTTGTATGAAGTTTAGTTTAGGGCCACTTAAATGTCCTCCCAGTGATCTGGTAAAATTTTTGATTGAAAGGATGAAAGAACTTGCGCAATTTGGTAATGACAGAGGTATCCACCTCTGGATGGATGCGTCCCTTGCTACCCGCCAGGCACTTGTTAAAGACAATGTTAAATCGCAAGCAGTAAAACCCTCTGGTGGCATTGAAGTATAAATTGTACTGACTTATCCTCGGAGGAAGATTTAGGAACTTCTCGACCAGCTGGAGTTCTGGCAGTGGTTCTGTGATGAGCCGGTCTCCATCCACGATATGAAACTGCTCAATGGGGAAGTATTTTAACCATCTCTCCAGATGTTTTGTGTAGATGCTGGTTCTCACCGCCTTATACTTAGTGTTCACTTCGCAGGTATTAGGATCAATAGCCAGCTTCTCAAATTTGTAGtaagttttgttctttctttccttacCTTCCAGCACCTGAGTGTAATCAGAAATAGCTCTTGTGGTAGGTTCCCTGACAATGATCAATAATTTGATAGATGAGTTCATTTTGTAAATCCTTTCAGGTACTTCCTCGGTGATAAAATACGCAGGGCTTTTCTCAATTGTTATTTGATGAGGgtaagaaaaaggcatttttttccgGTACCACTCAATCCCCTTGGCATAGTTCTCATCATTGTCAAAGAAGTGAATCTCTTGAGAAGCTTTGACCACTGCAGGGTGAAGGTTCAGCATCTCCAGCAGTGCTCGGGTACCTCCTTTCCGCACCCCAATGATAATGGCCTTAGGAAGCTGCTGAACCAGATTGTGCAGTCGTATTTGTTCCTTGGTGGCATTGCCCTTTCGGAATTCGTGGAGCAGCCCTCGCTTGAACTGCAGAGCTCGCAGTGGGATTTCGTCCTGGCCACGCGGTCCAAATCGACTGTCTATGGGACAGAGGGGCTGCAGTCTGCAAGCAAAATAAGAGGTATTTGTAAAAAGAGGATATCTCTTGAGGCAAGTTTTCTGTATAAGGCAATCACAGTCTTGGAAACTTTGCAATGTAATGTGGTGTGCCCATCTTTCAACTTTTATTTTATCCTGCCAGTGATTAAATTGTTTGCAAATTGTTTGATTATGTATTCTGGTATTTTGCTGTGATTTAGCTGTGTAACTCCTAACTCCACCCTTCTGCTCTTTGCAAACATAAGCACTATGTTTACTGTTCTCAGGGCTTCTTGAACTTTGCCTCACCTCCCACATTCCTCATTACTTTGTGATTGCTTTGTCAACTTTTAAAGCATTCTAAGATGAATTCTATTTGGTCATTTTGATCTGAAAATCCAATTCATTTAAGTAATCTCTTTCCAACACTTTTCTTATTCTAGCCTGAATTATTTCCTGTGCTTCCCATTGTGTTGACTTTATTAGCTGCTGCTCCAAAGTTGGCCTTTTTAGTGAAGAGAAGCAAAAGGGATGAAAAACGGCTTTCTAGGCATCATCTTTCAATATTTTCCCTCCTCTTTAGAAGATGCCTGTTTTCCCTGCGAGTCAGAAAGACCTAGGTTCTGAATCAGACATGCTTAGCAAGGcacagaaagaacaagaaaagcttttaaaaaggcatttattGCATCATTACATCAATGCTTTTCTTATAATCAGTTATTCTCCCATTGAACCTCATTCTGTTCCttactggtttttcttttgctcCTGAATTTTGGGCTATTCTTTTATATTCACCTGCAATTGTTGCacctattttccatttttctaatgATTCCTTGTTTAATTTTATGTCACTGGAGGCAAGAAATGATTcagtaagaaaaatgttaaaattttgcTACTACAGAACCTTGAATAAGTCCTCACCTCCACTCCTAAATCAGTGCTTTGGTCATTATACAGGCCAATATTACCCTGAGGATGAAATTGGTGTATAGAGAGAGCTTTCAAAGTCCTACAGAAAAATATGATTAATAATTTTGTGGAGCCATGGTCTCCAAAATTAAGGATATATAAGAACAAAGGTTGCCTAGGCAATTTTAATATGAGCTTGCTGTGCATATATATTATGATACGGTTCTTAAATTACATGGCCACATGCTATTATTTTTCACAGGACCCCTGCCTCAGCCAGTATACCAGATGGGCAATGCTCATTAATAGCTGTTTAGGTATTCAGTATTTATTCTGGTTTCTCAGCATGTGGCTCCTCACTCATTTACTGTATATTATTCAAACCCTGCTTTCAGgacagaattatttatttctttatggcTTTTCCATCCATCACTGCTTGTTGGGGTCTCTAATTTGACACTGATGCTAGGACAATGGATGGTTTGGACAAAGTAAGTTTGATCCCCCTGGCTGACCCGCTAGCTGTTTCCTTGATTATCCAGATGCTGAGAGATATAGCCTGTCCAGACAGAGCCAAAGAAACAACCCAGATGACATTGCTGGGTTCACATGAACTCCAGCTAAGTCCTGCAGACTAATTAGAAGGTGTGTTCCTTCTCAAAGAGAGTTCCTGTTGTTATTTCTTTTATCAAGTTTCTGGTCTCTTCTTTGCCTTCTACTGAATAAGAGCCTGACTTGGTGTCAAAGACTGAATCATTGAAAGGCTGATGCAAACCTgccaattaaaaaagaaaaagaaaaaaaaacacaaaacaagcagaaaacaaTGTCTTGACCTAACAGTGATACAATTTGGTCAGACTGTGGTGTGGCTGGTAAGACAGTCTCTGCAGCAGCGAGGTGGCAGTTAAAAGCATAAGAAACAGAAGCTGCAATTGCTATCTCTGTTcatctcttccctctccttctgtGTATTTGTTATTTGTTTTCAAGCAATGAGGATTCCACAACAGCAGTTCCAGACCCATCTCAACTAATTTTATCTCTTTTGCTCAAAAAGACAGTTAGCACTGCCTTCAGTGTAACACAACAGCTTGTCAAACAGGGTggtttcctttaaaagtaaataaatacccAAGATATCCTCTAGCCTAAGGGAAAGATTGGATGTTGTAAAAAGTCCTTCCTCAACACTTTACATTTCAGTTTTTTCACTCTTTCCCCTTTCTTATCCTCTCTCTAAACAATAAAATATATCCTTTAAAAGATCTTGGCAGTGGTGGTATTAAGCAGGCTGTCAGATCTTGGTAGTTGAATCCCAGATGTAACTGTTTACTGTCATATTGCAACATGCTAATATTTTTGATTCTGAgtcattttttccattaaaaaacccaGTCTTTTGCAAAGAAAGAGTATATGGCGTTTATTATATCACTGAAGTTGCTCTCCCCAAACAGGTAATTTCTCAAACCGCTGCAGTAAAACTCCACAAATACTCTTCTTGAGAAAACACACCATAAAACAATTCATCTCGGAGAACTGTTTCTGACAAATTTCAAAACAGCTAAAATAAAGCTGTACAGTCTTAACGACAAGTAGCAGTGCTGTCTCTCCTTTATCCAGAATACTTGCTAATTTTCTTCCAATGGAGATGTCACAGTGGCAAAAGATTATAAACCTGGTTCCAGGAGGAGCAGTTCAGAGCATGGAGATCAGGTGCAGAGGCTTCCCGTACTGTCATTGAGGTAGTCAGGCAATTCAAAGACTGATCTAGATCTTCTCAAAATTGCCAGGTGCAGAATCTGTTTGAGCTTCTGCCTGTGAAGTGGCTCCATGCACTCAGGATCTGAAGGAAGGTGGCCTCCCCAGGAGGAGAGCGCTCAGTTTAGCTGACTCGATGAATCAGATAAAGTAGTGCTAATTTCCCTTCCCGCCTAAGAAAGCTCAAAACATTCTTGTTGAAGAGTCTAATCTGAGGCTATTAAATGTGGGTCATCTCCAGATCTCTTATTCAAATTAGATCAGCATAAATTAAGCATAAATGAATCTGGATTTCTTCCTGAACAATTAGTTATTCTATAATCTACTGAAGCCACCCAGTGTCCTTTTACTGACAGATTCAACAAGTTTGGATTGTGCCTAGTGCTGAAGCAGAAGAACATTTCCAGTTAATTTATCTGTGTCTCATCCTTTCTAGTGCTTCTTTCCTTTCATAACAAGTCCAAATAAAGAACTACTTTTTTAGCACTGTGGTATTTTTCACACTGGATATTGCAAGCAAATGAAACTAAATTTTACTGCCATTGGCAACATTATATATGAAACCAGCGGAATTCACTGCCGCAGGAGGTCAGTGAGTCAAATACTGTGGCGAGATAATTTTATAGCCATCAGTAAATTCTGTAGATGTGCAAGCATAGATAATAGCATAAGGTTAATTAGATTTCATGCTTCTGAGCATAAAATATACTTTTACAGGGACCAGTAAGGATTTCTGccttcattcacagaatcacattAGTCTCAGTGAAGTTTTCACCTCTGAAGCATCGGAGATGCTTTGGCCACTGGGGTAAAGAAGATATAAATTCTGGGGCTTAAGTTGCAATGCACTTGGTCCTAGCTGAGTACACGGTCTCCCTTTTCCTCT
Coding sequences within:
- the HS3ST5 gene encoding heparan sulfate glucosamine 3-O-sulfotransferase 5, whose protein sequence is MLFKQQALLRQKLFVLGSLAIGSLLYLVARVGSLDRLQPLCPIDSRFGPRGQDEIPLRALQFKRGLLHEFRKGNATKEQIRLHNLVQQLPKAIIIGVRKGGTRALLEMLNLHPAVVKASQEIHFFDNDENYAKGIEWYRKKMPFSYPHQITIEKSPAYFITEEVPERIYKMNSSIKLLIIVREPTTRAISDYTQVLEGKERKNKTYYKFEKLAIDPNTCEVNTKYKAVRTSIYTKHLERWLKYFPIEQFHIVDGDRLITEPLPELQLVEKFLNLPPRISQYNLYFNATRGFYCLRFNIVFNKCLAGSKGRIHPEVDTSVITKLRKFFHPFNQKFYQITGRTFKWP